The Huiozyma naganishii CBS 8797 chromosome 1, complete genome genome window below encodes:
- the KRE6 gene encoding beta-glucan synthesis-associated protein KRE6 (similar to Saccharomyces cerevisiae SKN1 (YGR143W) and KRE6 (YPR159W); ancestral locus Anc_3.508) produces the protein MPVRNLTDSNLNLNESSENVGQRGGPNPYDALTNPFLDSNDEFGDMRGPQSGSSSMDRQQDSGYDHMDDADFTQKYSATNGNITDYKGYYSRNASAVNQSANDTTAFLPQGRGRISSASPNPPIFDANEILTPPAFDRYPLVGSKAASQTNLNSQLNSGSYGNLHNQRNVYSGQPSPRDGSNSTFSSSNPFNQEQDFSPFGGYPTTSFPLLMDDKEDDDYLHNPDPEEEAKLDRKRFIEDFKHMDRRAFSGFMGIIILFSAAAVVFVVLPALTFTGVTNYGPKYEVVEFLTGYQYPQLSAIRTSLVDPDTPEESLTRKAKDGSSWKLVFSDEFNAEGRTFYEGDDQFWTGPDIHYDATKDLEWYSPDASTTKNGTLKLRMDAFKNHGLYYRSGMLQSWNKMCFTQGILEISANLPNYGKVTGLWPGMWTMGNLGRPGYLGSTDGVWPYSYDSCDAGITPNQSSPDGISYLPGQRLSACTCDGEDHPNPGVGRGAPEIDVLEGEVDTVLGVGIASQSLQVAPFDIWYMPDYDFIEVYNFTTTQMNGYCGGPFQQAVSAVSTLNRTWYEFGPDSGYYQKYAIEYLNDDEDGYVRWFVGDDPTYTIYAKALHPNGNIGWRRISKEPMSVVLNLGISNNWAYIDWRSIFFPVTMSIDYVRVYQPSDAVSITCDPVDFPTYDYIESHKVIYQNPNITKFELAGFSMPKNILTGNCKSSKFSLSNS, from the coding sequence ATGCCGGTCAGAAACCTTACGGATTCCAATCTGAACTTGAACGAGTCGTCTGAAAATGTGGGACAGAGAGGTGGTCCAAATCCATACGACGCGTTGACGAATCCGTTCTTGGATTCCAATGACGAATTCGGTGACATGAGAGGGCCGCAGTCGGGGTCCTCATCGATGGACCGTCAGCAAGACTCTGGGTACGACCACATGGACGATGCGGATTTCACGCAAAAATACTCGGCCACCAATGGCAATATTACAGATTACAAGGGTTACTACTCAAGGAACGCCAGTGCGGTGAACCAGAGTGCCAACGACACAACAGCATTTCTGCCCCAGGGGAGAGGTAGGATTTCATCTGCGTCACCAAATCCACCTATATTCGATGCCAACGAGATTCTAACGCCGCCAGCGTTTGACAGGTACCCGCTTGTAGGGTCCAAAGCTGCATCGCAGACGAATCTAAACTCGCAACTGAATTCAGGGTCGTATGGGAACCTGCATAACCAACGCAATGTATACTCGGGACAACCATCTCCAAGAGACGGTTCTAACTCTACTTTCTCGTCCTCAAATCCATTCAACCAAGAGCAAGATTTTTCACCCTTTGGTGGGTACCCGACGACCTCCTTCCCATTGCTAATGGACGACAAAGAGGACGACGACTATCTGCATAACCCTGAtccagaggaggaggcaaAATTGGATAGGAAAAGATTTATAGAAGACTTCAAACATATGGATAGAAGGGCATTCAGTGGTTTTATGGGTATAATAATCCTGTTTTCAGCTGCGGCAGTTGTCTTCGTGGTGCTACCGGCACTAACATTCACAGGTGTCACAAACTACGGACCCAAATACGAGGTTGTTGAGTTCCTGACAGGATACCAGTACCCACAACTATCCGCCATAAGAACGAGTCTGGTAGATCCTGACACGCCGGAGGAAAGCTTAACAAGAAAGGCGAAGGACGGCTCATCGTGGAAACTGGTCTTTTCAGATGAATTCAACGCAGAGGGAAGAACGTTCTACGAGGGTGACGATCAATTCTGGACCGGCCCTGATATCCATTACGATGCTACGAAGGATCTGGAATGGTACAGTCCGGATGCATCAACGACTAAAAATGGGACTCTTAAATTGCGCATGGACGCGTTCAAGAACCACGGGCTATACTACAGATCTGGGATGCTCCAAAGTTGGAATAAGATGTGTTTCACACAAGGGATATTAGAGATTTCCGCCAACTTGCCGAACTACGGTAAAGTTACTGGACTGTGGCCTGGTATGTGGACGATGGGGAATCTTGGGAGACCAGGTTACCTAGGAAGTACAGACGGTGTTTGGCCATATTCCTACGACTCTTGCGATGCCGGGATAACGCCAAACCAAAGCTCCCCGGACGGTATCTCCTACCTACCAGGGCAAAGACTCAGTGCCTGCACGTGTGATGGTGAGGACCACCCAAACCCAGGTGTTGGTAGAGGTGCTCCTGAGATTGATGTTTTGGAAGGTGAAGTGGACACAGTACTGGGGGTAGGTATTGCTTCCCAATCCCTGCAAGTTGCTCCGTTTGATATTTGGTACATGCCAGACTACGACTTCATCGAAGTTTACAACTTTACCACCACCCAAATGAACGGGTACTGTGGCGGTCCATTCCAACAAGCCGTTTCAGCCGTTTCAACTCTGAACCGTACTTGGTACGAATTTGGCCCCGATTCTGGTTATTATCAAAAATACGCAATTGAATACTTGaatgatgacgaggacggATACGTGCGTTGGTTTGTTGGGGACGACCCCACATATACTATTTATGCAAAGGCACTGCATCCAAATGGTAATATTGGTTGGAGAAGAATTAGCAAAGAACCAATGTCTGTCGTTTTGAACTTGGGTATATCGAACAACTGGGCTTACATCGATTGGAGAtctattttctttcctGTTACTATGTCGATCGACTATGTCAGAGTATACCAACCATCGGATGCTGTGTCGATTACGTGTGACCCTGTGGACTTCCCAACCTACGATTATATTGAGTCGCACAAAGTAATTTACCAAAATCCAAATATTACCAAATTTGAACTGGCAGGATTCAGCATGCCAAAGAACATTCTGACGGGCAATTGTAAAAGTTCTAAATTTTCATTATCAAATTCATAA